The DNA region GCGAAGGCTTCGATCCACCCCGGCCATGCGTCGGTTGGTCGCGCAGACCTCTTTGGAGCCAAGGCATCTGGTGCTGCCGATGTTCGTCGCCGACGGCATCGACGAACCACGACCGATTTCTTCCATGCCCGGTGTCGTTCAGCACACCCGGGACTCGCTGCGCCGCGCTGCCGCGGATGCGGTGCGGGCCGGCGTCGGTGGGCTGATGCTGTTCGGGGTGCCCGGTGACGAGCACAAGGATCCCGTCGGTACAGCCGGCACGGATCCAGACGGCATCCTCAACGTCGCGTTGCGGGATCTGTCCGGCGATCTCGGCGACGACACCGTGCTGATGGCCGACACCTGCCTCGACGAGTTCACCGACCACGGTCACTGTGGGGTGCTGGACGACCGTGGTCGCGTCGACAACGATGCCACCAACCGACGCTATGTCGATCTTGCTGTGGCGCAGGCGAATTCGGGTGCACATGTGGTCGGGCCCAGCGGCATGATGGACGGTCAGGTGGCCGCGATCCGCGACGGCCTCGACACCGCCGGTCATTCCGACATCGCGATCCTGGCTTACGCCGCGAAGTTCGCGTCGGGTTTCTACGGACCCTTCCGGGAGGCAGTGGGCTCCAGTCTCAACGGGGACCGTCGCACCTACCAGCAGGATGCCGGCAACGCGCGCGAGGCGTTGCACGAAGTGCAGCTCGACATCGACGAGGGCGCCGACATCGTGATGGTGAAGCCGGCGATGTCCTACCTCGACGTGGTGCGCGCCGCCGCCGACATCTCGCCCGTTCCGGTTGCCGCATACCAGGTTTCCGGCGAGTACTCGATGATCAGCGCGGCGGCGGCCAACGGCTGGATCGATCTGCGGACCGTGGCGTTGGAGACGCTGATCGGGATCCGGCGTGCCGGCGCCGACATCGTGCTCACCTACTGGGCAGTTGATGCGGCCGGCTGGCTGTCGTGACAGAACCCGACGCGACAGGCCCAGACGGGTCGCCCCCCGCCCGGCCCCCTGACGTCGACACCGGATTCTGGTTGTGGGTGGCGGCACTTCCGTTGATGGCGATCGGTTACGTCATCGACCTGATCACCAGCCCGCTGCGCCCGACCGGCCCGATGCTGGCCATCTCCATCGTGTTCCTGGTGGTCGTCGTGATCGTCGTCGCCACCTTCCTGGTGTTGATGAGGCAGGGGTACCGCTGGGTGCGCACGCTGCTGACCGGTGGCGCGATCGCGGCGCTGGTGT from Mycobacterium sp. DL includes:
- the hemB gene encoding porphobilinogen synthase gives rise to the protein MPYPSHRPRRLRSTPAMRRLVAQTSLEPRHLVLPMFVADGIDEPRPISSMPGVVQHTRDSLRRAAADAVRAGVGGLMLFGVPGDEHKDPVGTAGTDPDGILNVALRDLSGDLGDDTVLMADTCLDEFTDHGHCGVLDDRGRVDNDATNRRYVDLAVAQANSGAHVVGPSGMMDGQVAAIRDGLDTAGHSDIAILAYAAKFASGFYGPFREAVGSSLNGDRRTYQQDAGNAREALHEVQLDIDEGADIVMVKPAMSYLDVVRAAADISPVPVAAYQVSGEYSMISAAAANGWIDLRTVALETLIGIRRAGADIVLTYWAVDAAGWLS